ATATCAACATTTAAAATACCGGAACTTCGCTCAACAATGCTTGAAAGTTCTTCCGCATTGTAATATTCCAGTCGGGCAGTTATTCCAAATCGGGCTCTTAAAGGTGCTGTTAGTAGTCCTGAGCGAGTGGTTGCTCCAACCAATGTAAAAGGATTTAAACTCAGCTCAACCGATCTTGCATTAGGTCCCTGATCGATCATAATGTCGATCTTATAATCCTCCATAGCAGAATACAGATATTCTTCAACAACTGGATTTAAACGATGAATTTCATCAATGAATAAGATATCGTCTTGTTCCAAATTGGTTAATAAGCCAGCTAGATTAGCAGGTTTGTCTAAAACAGGTCCTGATGTGGTTCTAATTCCAACATTCATTTCTGCCGATAGTATATAGGCCAAGGTAGTTTTACCTAAACCCGGAGGTCCATGCAGCAATACATGATCCAAGGCGTCCCCTCGTTGTTTTGCAGCCTGTACAAATACTTTCAGATTGTCTAATAGTTGTAATTGTCCAACAAAATCCTCAAATTCCTTTGGCCTAAGTACTTTTTCAACTTCTTTCTCTATTTCAGACAAGGCATCAAATGGCCTGTTAACTTCTTCTTTATTCGTCACTATAGGTTTATTACTGGCTATCAAATTTCACTAAAATTACGAACAATAATAATTAATCTCTAATTTTGGTTAATCACACAAAACAGACATGCAAAAATATATTCAAGTAGAAACCGATCAGCATAATGGACTATATGATATCACCTCTTTTGTTAATCAGATTGTTTCTGAATCCAACATTCAATCTGGTTTGGTAAATGTCTACGTTCAAGGTGCTACTGCAGCTATTATGATACAGGAAAATTGGGATGACTCTGTTCAAAAAGACGTGATTAGTTTGTTGAAGAATATGATCCCCGAGGGCGTTTGGTTGCATGATCAACAAGATGGAAATGGAGATGCTCA
This DNA window, taken from Bacteroidota bacterium, encodes the following:
- a CDS encoding YjbQ family protein; its protein translation is MQKYIQVETDQHNGLYDITSFVNQIVSESNIQSGLVNVYVQGATAAIMIQENWDDSVQKDVISLLKNMIPEGVWLHDQQDGNGDAHLKAGLVGPSESIPIINGKMGLSTWQNIFLCEFDGPRQNRTIVVTVINSAK
- the ruvB gene encoding Holliday junction branch migration DNA helicase RuvB produces the protein MTNKEEVNRPFDALSEIEKEVEKVLRPKEFEDFVGQLQLLDNLKVFVQAAKQRGDALDHVLLHGPPGLGKTTLAYILSAEMNVGIRTTSGPVLDKPANLAGLLTNLEQDDILFIDEIHRLNPVVEEYLYSAMEDYKIDIMIDQGPNARSVELSLNPFTLVGATTRSGLLTAPLRARFGITARLEYYNAEELSSIVERSSGILNVDITEEAAFEIARRSRGTPRIANALLRRVRDFAQIKSDGKIEINITKYGLKALNVDENGLDEMDNKILTSIIEKFNGGPVGLTTIATSVGEESDTIEEVYEPYLIKEGYLKRTPRGREATLKTYKHLGIKPHGINPSLFDV